The genomic window ATCCCTCCCTCCGGGGGCAGGGTGGGGACCCCCGCCCCCGTGGGGAACACCGGGGTAGCCCCACATCCCCCTCATACCACACCGAGGGGGTTGGTGAGCTtggggtggtggggggggggggtcacacAAGGCCTCCAAGCACAAGGGTGAACccaggacttgggggtgctgggccctcccctcccctccttctcAGGACCCCCCACCTATCCCGGCCCCCCGTGAGGTCCCCACACTCTGGGTAAAGGGCTCCACTGGGGTGTTTTGGGTTGAAACGTTGGAATTAGGGGGGTTTACCCCAGAACTGCCCATTTTTTGGGGAACAAGGTTTTTGGTTGGGGAAGGGATTTGATACAGGGGGTTGTGGAGATGGATAGTGGGTGATGGGGACTATGTGAGGGCGGGtcacagctgtgctgagccctgCCTGGGATCTCAGGTGTCCCCCAGAACTTTCTGTCCCCTCTGGCAGCTCTACCTTCCCCAGCTGCCTGGGGGCTGTGGATGGGGGTCACAACTGGCCTGAGACCCACTCTGTGTCACTCAAGGGTCAGCTGTGATCCCACCGTGGATTTCAGGGCTCCACTCAgggttttccctctcttctgACAGCTCCACCTGCCCCCAGGTACCTGTGGGATGCAGGTGGgagtccagcccagctctcaGGGGTCCCCCCAGGGTTGTGTCCTCTCATGACAACTCCAcattcccccagcccagctgtgacctctgctgtggctgccagAGGTGATTCGTGACCCTCCCGGGCTCTCAGGGTTCCCCCCCAGGGTTTCCCCCCATGACAGCTCCACCTTCACCCACGGTACCGGGGGGGCTGCAACGGGGGGTCCTGCTCAGCTCTCAGGGGTCCCCTCAGAATCTCTTCCCCTTTTCTGACAGCTCCACCTCCCCCCAGGTACCTGGGGGCTGCAACTGGGGGTCCAGCTCAGCGCTCAGAGGTCCTCCAGGGTCCTGCCCCGTCCAGTGACAGCTCCACCTCCCCCAGGTACCCCCTGGCTGAGCAGCGGGGACatgagcggggctggggggcacctTTGGGCACTCTGAGTGCCACCCCCACAGCAGCCCCCCCACCCGCCAAGGATGTGACCCTCTGGCGATGCCCGGTTGCGCCGTGCTCGCCGCCAGGCCGGCGGCACAGGATGGAGCCTTTCCTGCCCTCCCCGTGGGGCTGGAATGGCTCTAGAGGGGGGTCCCGGCCCCCCAACAGCACTGCCGAGGCCAAGCCCAAGGACGTGGCCTCCAAGTCTGTGGGGCTGTTCTTCATGGTGCTGCTGGACCTCACGGCCATCGTGGGCAACGCCGCCGTCATGACGGTCATCGCCAAGACGCCGGCGCTGCGCAAGTTCGTCTTCGTGTTCCACCTGTGCCTGGTGGATTTCCTGGCCGCCCTCACGCTGATGCCGCTGGAGATGCTGTCGGGCTCGGCCGTGTTCGAGAGCCCGGGGCTGGGCGAGGCCGTGTGCCGCGTGTACCTGTTCCTCAGCGTCTGCCTCACCTCCATGTGCATCCTCTCCATCTCCACCATCAACGTGGAGCGCTACTACTACGTGGTGCACCCGCTGCGCTACGAGGTGCGCATGACCGCGGGGCTGGTGGCCGGAGTGCTGGCCGGCGTGTGGCTCAAGGCTGTGGCCACCTCGctggtgcctgtgctgggctggttGTCCCCCGACCGCCCGCCGACGTCCGGCGCTCGCGGCTGCTCCTTGCAGTGGAGCCGCGGGCCATCCTGCAAGGTCTTCGTGGTCTTCTTCGCCGCCTTCTACTTCGTCCTGCCGCTCCTCATCATCCTCGTGGTCTACTGCGGCATGTTCAAGGTGGCACGGGTGGCAGCCATGCACCACGGCCCGCCGCCCACCTGGATGGAGACGCCGCGCCGGCGCTCGGCGTCGCTCAGCAGCCGCTCCACCATGGTCACCACCTCGGGGGCTCCTCGGACCACCCCACAGAGGATCTTTGGTGGGGGCAAGGCGGCCGCCGTGCTGCTGGCCGTGGGCGGCCAGTTCCTCTTCTGCTGGTTGCCCTACTTCTCCTTCCAGCTGTACACGGCGCTGAGCACTCGGCCCTTGGCCGGGCCGGCGGCTGAGACTGTGGTCACCTGGCTGGGGTTCTGCTGCTTCACCTCCAACCCCTTCTTCTACGGCTGCCTCAACCGGCAGATCCGCGGGGAGCTCGGCCGGCTCCTCACCTGCTTCTTCAAGCAGCCCCCGGAGGAGGACCTGCGGCTGCCGAGCCGCGAGGGCTCCATCGAGGAGAACTTCCTACAGTTCCTCCAGAGCACTGGGCGCCCACCAGAGCCCCCCAGCCGCGAGCGGGACCTGCCCCCCACGGATTTCCGCATCCCGGGGCAGATCGAGGAGGAGGCGGCCGAGGCCATGGAGTGGGGTGGGGGCAGCGGGGTGTTCGTGCCCGTGGCGGGCTCTGCCAAAGCGGGGCTGTAGcgttggggggtttggggtaaaCGTGGCTGTGAGGGGAGAGATGGTCACAGTGACTTGCTGAGGGGGGCTTCGTCACCACCACGGTGCTTACTGGGCTGGGAGTACCACACTGCCACAGAGGGTGGGGGGTCCTCACTGCAGCCACAGGGAACTGGGGGGCCCACAAGGCCCACTggggtggtggggtgggggctcCTTGCTGCAGCCATGGAGAGTTGGGGGTCTGCTGGAGTGGGAGTGATTCTCACTGCTGTGGGGGATTGGGGGTCCCACAGCACTCgttgaggtttggggggtctctgTCACCACAGTGGGGGATTGGGGGTCCTGCGACTCTTGCTGACGTCTGTGGGGTCCTCATTGCCGTGGGGGATTGGGGGTCCTGTGACTCTTGCTGACATCTGTGGGGTCC from Taeniopygia guttata chromosome 26, bTaeGut7.mat, whole genome shotgun sequence includes these protein-coding regions:
- the GPR61 gene encoding G-protein coupled receptor 61; this translates as MEPFLPSPWGWNGSRGGSRPPNSTAEAKPKDVASKSVGLFFMVLLDLTAIVGNAAVMTVIAKTPALRKFVFVFHLCLVDFLAALTLMPLEMLSGSAVFESPGLGEAVCRVYLFLSVCLTSMCILSISTINVERYYYVVHPLRYEVRMTAGLVAGVLAGVWLKAVATSLVPVLGWLSPDRPPTSGARGCSLQWSRGPSCKVFVVFFAAFYFVLPLLIILVVYCGMFKVARVAAMHHGPPPTWMETPRRRSASLSSRSTMVTTSGAPRTTPQRIFGGGKAAAVLLAVGGQFLFCWLPYFSFQLYTALSTRPLAGPAAETVVTWLGFCCFTSNPFFYGCLNRQIRGELGRLLTCFFKQPPEEDLRLPSREGSIEENFLQFLQSTGRPPEPPSRERDLPPTDFRIPGQIEEEAAEAMEWGGGSGVFVPVAGSAKAGL